Proteins encoded in a region of the Ornithodoros turicata isolate Travis chromosome 3, ASM3712646v1, whole genome shotgun sequence genome:
- the LOC135387300 gene encoding uncharacterized protein LOC135387300, which translates to MYKAKSVVGLAPVERYERLKRRSQRNGNTTASVTLCVSKEDGVPGLHGDLQDEEFQDGTYNEPPSSDSSGALEPPSSSSVGTQTDAANEGSGRPFSVFMCTILETTGSTQITHTPCVESEVQAVPETQSRYSGRSSRTCIFQGYETLRDQTATLHDLCGTTPEVFALLLSLLTNFRVREVDVTIPNKLLIFLMKLKLGITFTGLGALFGIHRSTASRIFFCMLTNLVQATSKWLFTPSRETIRATLPECFKEHYHSCRYIIDCTEVRTETPAPVERQRNLYSNYKGGMTVKFLVAIVPNGQIAFVSKAYGGRESDTAITTDSGFLDLVEAGDLILADKGFPGISSHLGQKGALLVMPPFSSGNAQFTSSEMDTTYYIAQVRVHVERVIQRIKTFDILNSTVPAELVPYMTDIFHMCAVLANLQPPIFKTQQ; encoded by the exons ATGTACAAAGCCAAATCCGTCGTGGGATTGGCGCCTGTTGAGCGTTATGAAAG ACTCAAGCGGCGATCTCAACGTAATGGCAACACCACGGCTTCAGTGACACTTTGTGTTAGTAAAGAAGATGGTGTGCCTGGACTGCATGGAGATTTGCAAGATGAGGAATTCCAGGATGGAACATACAATGAGCCTCCTTCCTCAGATTCTAGTGGAGCGTTGGAACCACCTTCATCATCATCTGTG GGCACACAGACAGATGCAGCCAATGAAGGTAGTGGCAGACCGTTCTCCGTCTTCATGTGTACCATTCTGGAAACGACCGGCAGCACCCAGATTACTCACACACCTTGTGTTGAAAGTGAAGTGCAGGCTGTGCCCGAGACACAATCACGCTACTCTGGACGTTCTTCACGTACGTGCATATTTCAGGGTTACGAGACTCTTCGTGATCAGACTGCTACCCTGCATGATTTATGTGGCACCACGCCAGAAGTGTTTGCACTTCTACTCAGCCTCCTTACCAACTTCCGCGTAAGAGAGGTCGACGTCACTATCCCTAACAAGCTCTTGATATTTCTGATGAAGTTGAAGCTGGGAATTACTTTCACCGGCCTTGGCGCTCTGTTTGGAATTCATCGTTCCACTGCTAGCAGAATATTTTTCTGTATGTTAACAAACTTGGTTCAGGCCACAAGCAAGTGGTTGTTCACACCATCAAGAGAGACAATCCGAGCGACTCTTCCAGAATGCTTCAAAGAGCACTATCATTCATGCAGATACATAATCGACTGCACTGAAGTGAGGACGGAAACTCCAGCTCCTGTTGAAAGGCAACGAAATCTGTACTCAAACTATAAAGGCGGCATGACTGTGAAGTTCCTGGTTGCAATTGTCCCCAATGGACAGATTGCTTTTGTGTCAAAAGCGTACGGGGGAAGAGAAAGCGACACAGCAATAACAACGGATTCTGGATTCCTAGACCTTGTCGAGGCAGGTGATTTAATTCTGGCTGACAAGGGATTCCCTGGCATCAGCTCCCACCTCGGACAGAAAGGTGCACTACTAGTGATGCCCCCATTCTCATCAGGAAATGCACAGTTCACCAGCAGTGAAATGGACACAACGTATTACATCGCACAAGTTAGGGTGCATGTAGAGAGAGTGATTCAGCGGATCAAGACCTTCGACATCCTGAATTCCACCGTACCAGCTGAGCTTGTGCCATACATGACTGACATTTTTCATATGTGCGCAGTACTTGCAAATCTTCAGCCACCCATTTTCAAGACGCAGCAATGA